The Halodesulfovibrio marinisediminis DSM 17456 genomic interval TGATCTTTTTTTATTGTTCGCATGGAGGCTGACAGGACATTTTGTTACGTGATGAACGTTTCAACAGCAGGCAGGCAGCAAGTAAGTTGAGGATAAGGCTTATGCCAAGCGCTATGCGCAGGGGCTGGGATGAAAGCCCTGTGGGGGCTTGAGCTTGCATAATACCTTCCTCGGTAACGTTGACTTGCATTTCAGCTTTATGTCCCATATCTGAAGCAGTGATGCGCCATGTTCCGGGAATACTTGGTACAAAGGCAAAATTGCCTTTTGCATCGGTTCGGCCGTTTTGAAACTCGGCATCCCCTTCTTTTGCTTCTGGCGAAAAGACAAACACTTCTGCATACGACATAGGGTCGCCCCCAGCGTAGCCGAACTGTACTACGGCTGTATTGCTTGAGATACTGTTGGCAGTTACACCGTGAGCAAAAGCAGATTTAGTAGCAAATGCGCATATGCCTATGATGGTGAGCGCAAATAAGAACAAAGATCTAGGCATGCTATTTCGCAATAGGGAAGGTTAATGTAGCTCGAATAATATGGCTTTCATATTTGTCGCCGTTACCCTCTGCAACGTGCTGAACTCGAACCATCCAAAGACCAGAGTTGGAGATATGAATTTTTGCAATGCCATCACCGTACGGCTCTGTGGTGTAAGCATAGGTGTTTTCTGTGTCTGTAAAGCCTTTGTAGGTGGCGAATACATTTTCTGGTGCTACAGGCTTGCCGTCGAACAGGACTTTCACGCGGATATCATCGCCAACACATGCTGTAAGTGGGTTATCCACAGGAACAATTTCTAGCAGGTGGCCGACGGTGCGGTCAAATTTTGCAGTGTTGCCATCTACAGGAAGAATGGATTTTGCAAATTTTTCATATTTTCTTGTAAGAATAACACCTTGTAATGTTGATTTGTCTCCTTTTTTCCAACCGGTTGTTGTCTTGCTCCAGACTTCTCCTTTACGGTGGGCGGAGATAACAGCAGCTTCATCAGATTTAAGTGTTACGCTTCCATCCCACGTAAAGTACGGTTTGTTCGGGTACAGGGTGACATCACTTCCATCGTACGATGCAGCAACGCTTTCAGCTGCTTCGAGTTCTTCACTGCGCATAAAGGAGTGAGAAGAAGCGAGGCTGAACGGGAGTTTTTGTCCTTCATGGTAGGATTGCCACTGTTGTGGCACAAGAATGAATTCATGGGCGTATGCGAAGGAAGTGGTTGCGAGCAGTAAAACTAAACACATTAAGATGACACTTTTCTTCATTTCGTTCTCCTTTGGTAGCACGAATATTTATTTTTTATACAGCTAGCAATCGTGATGAAAGAAGTCAACAGGCATATCTGCAATATGTTTGGTATGTTATTAGGATGAGGGCTTTGTGCTCGTTCTTTGGCTGTTTTGAAATGTGTTACTTTTCTTAGCAAAGTGTGCTTTCGGCGGGGTTCAGAGATATTTACGCATGCTTTTTTGATGACAAAGAATAGGCGCTGAAGATAAAAAATAT includes:
- a CDS encoding carboxypeptidase-like regulatory domain-containing protein, which translates into the protein MPRSLFLFALTIIGICAFATKSAFAHGVTANSISSNTAVVQFGYAGGDPMSYAEVFVFSPEAKEGDAEFQNGRTDAKGNFAFVPSIPGTWRITASDMGHKAEMQVNVTEEGIMQAQAPTGLSSQPLRIALGISLILNLLAACLLLKRSSRNKMSCQPPCEQ
- a CDS encoding DUF4198 domain-containing protein; translation: MKKSVILMCLVLLLATTSFAYAHEFILVPQQWQSYHEGQKLPFSLASSHSFMRSEELEAAESVAASYDGSDVTLYPNKPYFTWDGSVTLKSDEAAVISAHRKGEVWSKTTTGWKKGDKSTLQGVILTRKYEKFAKSILPVDGNTAKFDRTVGHLLEIVPVDNPLTACVGDDIRVKVLFDGKPVAPENVFATYKGFTDTENTYAYTTEPYGDGIAKIHISNSGLWMVRVQHVAEGNGDKYESHIIRATLTFPIAK